The proteins below are encoded in one region of Paraburkholderia phenazinium:
- a CDS encoding gamma-glutamylcyclotransferase family protein, whose product MQKVFVYGTLRAGEINDISQAAARHDIAEPTLLGTATVRGRLFDFGAYPGLVPSEAGSPVHGDVYEIDPDLVAVLDEIEEIYPGVEGLFLAREVTVDVDGVPLACRFYPVTERAVEGLPEIRSGDWVAYRRSR is encoded by the coding sequence ATGCAGAAGGTTTTCGTGTACGGCACCTTGAGGGCCGGCGAGATCAACGACATCAGCCAGGCCGCTGCCCGGCACGACATTGCTGAACCCACGCTGCTCGGTACGGCCACGGTGCGCGGCCGTCTGTTCGACTTCGGCGCCTACCCCGGGCTCGTGCCCAGCGAGGCGGGTTCGCCCGTGCATGGCGATGTCTATGAAATCGATCCGGATCTGGTCGCCGTGCTCGATGAAATCGAGGAGATTTATCCGGGTGTCGAAGGCCTGTTTCTGGCCCGTGAGGTGACGGTCGACGTGGACGGCGTACCGCTTGCCTGCCGCTTCTACCCGGTCACGGAACGAGCGGTGGAGGGCTTGCCCGAGATTCGTTCGGGCGACTGGGTTGCGTATCGCCGCTCGCGTTAG
- the xylG gene encoding D-xylose ABC transporter ATP-binding protein, with the protein MTQSLLAMHGIVKAFSGVKALDGIDLAVSPGECVGLCGENGAGKSTLMKVLSGVYPYGTWDGEILWEGQPLKAMNVRDTERAGIVIIHQELMLVPELSVAENIFLGNEITLPGGRMNYAAMFQRADELLRELHIEGINVAQPVMNYGGGHQQLIEIAKALNKRAKLLILDEPSSSLTSSETQILLDIVRDLKRRGVACVYISHKLDEVEAVCDTITVIRDGRHVSTEPMRALTTDRIIAMMVGREITNLFPREPRPLGDVIFEARHVTCFDVTNPRRKRVDDVSFTLRRGEILGVAGLVGAGRTELMQAIFGAYPGVSEATVLLDGKPLKIRAPADAIRAGIGMVPEDRKRHGIVPHLSVGHNITLSVLQRFARGARIDSAAELDTIHTEMKRLSVRAAHPMLSIASLSGGNQQKAVLTRMLLTDPKVLILDEPTRGVDVGAKYEIYKLIVQLAHRGMSIVMVSSEMPEVLGISDRVLVIGEGELRGDFINDGLTQEDILTAAIRPVQRTTNPTEASAA; encoded by the coding sequence ATGACGCAATCTTTGCTGGCGATGCACGGCATCGTCAAAGCGTTTTCCGGCGTGAAGGCTCTGGACGGTATCGATCTGGCCGTGTCGCCGGGCGAATGCGTCGGCCTGTGCGGCGAGAACGGCGCGGGCAAATCGACGCTGATGAAGGTGCTGTCCGGGGTCTATCCGTACGGCACCTGGGATGGCGAGATCCTCTGGGAAGGGCAGCCGCTGAAGGCCATGAACGTGCGCGACACGGAGCGCGCCGGGATCGTGATCATCCACCAGGAGTTGATGCTGGTGCCGGAGCTCTCGGTGGCGGAGAACATCTTTCTCGGCAATGAAATCACGCTGCCGGGCGGCCGCATGAACTACGCCGCGATGTTCCAGCGCGCCGACGAACTGCTGCGCGAGCTGCATATCGAAGGCATCAATGTGGCGCAGCCGGTGATGAACTACGGCGGCGGCCATCAACAGCTGATCGAGATCGCCAAGGCGCTCAACAAGCGCGCGAAGCTGCTGATTCTCGACGAACCGTCGTCGTCTCTCACCAGTTCGGAAACGCAGATTCTGCTGGACATCGTGCGCGATCTGAAGCGGCGTGGCGTGGCCTGCGTGTATATCTCGCACAAGCTCGACGAAGTGGAAGCCGTCTGCGACACCATTACCGTGATCCGCGATGGCCGGCATGTCTCCACCGAACCGATGCGCGCGCTGACCACCGACCGCATCATCGCGATGATGGTGGGCCGCGAGATTACCAATCTGTTTCCTCGCGAGCCGCGGCCGCTCGGCGACGTGATCTTCGAGGCACGCCACGTGACGTGTTTCGACGTGACCAATCCGCGCCGCAAACGGGTCGACGATGTGTCGTTCACCTTAAGACGCGGCGAGATACTCGGCGTGGCGGGCCTGGTGGGAGCGGGGCGCACGGAGCTGATGCAGGCGATCTTCGGCGCCTATCCCGGCGTGAGCGAGGCAACGGTGCTGCTCGACGGTAAGCCCCTGAAAATACGCGCACCCGCCGATGCGATTCGCGCCGGCATCGGCATGGTGCCCGAGGATCGCAAGCGCCACGGCATCGTGCCGCACCTGAGCGTGGGGCACAACATCACGCTGTCGGTGTTGCAGCGCTTTGCCAGGGGCGCGCGAATCGATTCGGCGGCCGAGCTCGATACCATTCATACGGAGATGAAGCGGCTCTCGGTGCGCGCGGCGCATCCGATGCTGTCGATTGCGAGCCTCTCCGGCGGCAACCAGCAGAAGGCCGTGCTCACCCGCATGCTGCTAACCGATCCGAAGGTGCTGATCCTCGACGAGCCGACCCGCGGCGTCGACGTCGGTGCCAAATACGAAATCTACAAACTGATCGTGCAGCTCGCGCACCGCGGCATGTCGATCGTGATGGTGTCGTCGGAGATGCCCGAGGTACTGGGCATCAGCGATCGCGTGCTGGTGATCGGCGAGGGCGAATTGCGCGGCGATTTCATCAACGACGGCCTCACGCAAGAAGACATTCTCACGGCGGCGATCCGTCCGGTGCAGCGAACCACGAACCCAACCGAAGCGAGCGCAGCATGA
- the aceA gene encoding isocitrate lyase: MTSRQQQAQQLQQQWETDPRWKGIKRTYSADDVVRLRGSVPVEHTLARRGAEKLWESVNNEPFVNSLGALTGNQAMQQVKAGLKAIYLSGWQVAGDANVAGEMYPDQSLYPANSVPLVVKRINNTLTRADQIQWSEGKNPGDEGYVDFFAPIVADAEAGFGGVLNAFELMKAMIEAGAAGVHFEDQLASVKKCGHMGGKVLVPTRENIAKLTAARLAADVSGTPTVLLARTDAEAADLVTSDIDDNDKPFLTGERTVEGFYRTRPGIEQAISRGLAYAPYADMIWCETGKPDLAFAKKFAEAIHKEFPGKMLAYNCSPSFNWKKNLDDATIARFQKELGAMGYKFQFITLAGFHALNYSMFNLAHGYARNQMTAFVEMQQAEFAAAEKGFTAVKHQREVGTGYFDAVTQTVEREASTTALHGSTEDEQFFDKKVA; encoded by the coding sequence ATGACGTCACGCCAACAGCAAGCACAGCAACTCCAGCAGCAATGGGAAACCGATCCGCGCTGGAAGGGCATCAAACGCACCTATAGCGCAGATGACGTGGTGCGCCTGCGTGGCTCGGTGCCGGTTGAGCACACGCTCGCCAGGCGTGGCGCGGAAAAACTGTGGGAAAGCGTCAACAACGAGCCGTTCGTGAACTCGCTCGGTGCCCTGACCGGCAACCAGGCCATGCAGCAGGTGAAGGCCGGCCTCAAGGCGATCTATCTGTCGGGCTGGCAGGTGGCGGGCGATGCCAACGTCGCCGGCGAAATGTACCCGGACCAGTCGCTGTATCCGGCCAACTCGGTGCCGCTCGTGGTCAAGCGCATCAACAACACGCTGACGCGCGCCGACCAGATCCAGTGGTCCGAAGGCAAGAACCCAGGCGACGAAGGCTATGTCGACTTCTTCGCGCCGATCGTGGCCGACGCTGAAGCCGGTTTCGGCGGCGTGCTGAACGCGTTCGAACTGATGAAGGCCATGATCGAAGCGGGCGCTGCTGGCGTGCACTTCGAAGACCAGCTCGCCTCGGTGAAGAAGTGCGGCCACATGGGCGGCAAGGTGCTCGTGCCGACCCGCGAAAACATCGCCAAGCTGACCGCGGCGCGTCTGGCCGCGGACGTCTCCGGCACGCCGACCGTCCTGCTGGCCCGCACCGACGCGGAAGCCGCTGACCTGGTCACCTCGGACATCGACGACAACGACAAACCGTTCCTGACCGGCGAGCGCACCGTCGAAGGCTTCTATCGCACGCGCCCGGGTATCGAACAGGCCATCTCGCGCGGCCTCGCATACGCGCCGTACGCCGACATGATCTGGTGCGAAACCGGCAAGCCTGACCTCGCATTCGCGAAGAAATTCGCCGAGGCGATCCACAAGGAATTCCCGGGCAAGATGCTCGCGTACAACTGCTCACCGTCGTTCAACTGGAAGAAGAACCTCGATGACGCGACGATCGCGAGGTTCCAGAAGGAACTCGGTGCGATGGGCTACAAGTTCCAGTTCATCACGCTGGCTGGCTTCCACGCGCTCAACTACTCGATGTTCAATCTCGCGCACGGTTATGCCCGCAACCAGATGACCGCGTTCGTCGAAATGCAGCAGGCGGAATTCGCAGCGGCCGAAAAGGGCTTCACCGCGGTCAAGCACCAGCGCGAAGTGGGCACGGGCTACTTCGACGCCGTGACGCAAACGGTCGAACGCGAGGCCTCGACGACTGCGCTGCATGGCTCGACGGAAGACGAACAGTTTTTCGACAAGAAGGTGGCGTAA
- the aceB gene encoding malate synthase A produces MANPLSSQLPQGMEITGEIKPGYEAILTRDALELVAALHRTFEPRRQALLKARVERTKRLDAGERPDFLAETKSIRERDWKIAPLPQDLQCRRVEITGPVERKMIINALNSGADSYMTDFEDSNAPSWDNQITGHINLKDAVRRTISLEQNGKSYKLNDKVATLIVRPRGWHLDEKHVKVDGQRVSGGIFDFALFLFHNAKELVARGSGPYFYLPKMESHLEARLWNEIFVAAQEAVGVPRGTIRATVLIETILAAFEMDEILYELREHSSGLNAGRWDYIFSAIKKFKSDRDFCLADRSQITMTSPFMRAYALLLLKTCHRRNAPAIGGMSALIPIKNDPAANDKAMGGVRSDKARDAGDGYDGGWVAHPGLVPIAMEEFVKVLGDQPNQIGKQRTDVEVSGKDLTDFRPEAPITEAGLRNNINVGIHYLGSWLAGNGCVPIHNLMEDAATAEISRSQVWQWIRSPKGALDDGRKVTAELVRELSKQELGKVKQAVGGDTQPYDRAAEIFEEMSTSEQFTDFLTLPLYEEI; encoded by the coding sequence ATGGCGAACCCGCTTTCATCGCAGTTGCCGCAGGGCATGGAAATTACCGGCGAGATCAAGCCCGGCTATGAAGCGATCCTCACCCGCGACGCGCTCGAACTCGTCGCCGCGCTGCATCGCACGTTCGAGCCGCGTCGCCAGGCGCTGCTGAAAGCGCGCGTCGAACGCACGAAACGGCTCGATGCCGGTGAGCGTCCCGACTTCCTCGCTGAGACGAAGAGCATCCGCGAACGCGACTGGAAGATCGCACCGCTGCCGCAGGACCTGCAATGCCGCCGCGTGGAAATCACCGGGCCGGTCGAGCGCAAGATGATCATCAACGCGCTGAATTCCGGCGCGGATTCGTACATGACCGACTTCGAAGATTCGAACGCACCGAGTTGGGACAACCAGATCACCGGCCACATCAATCTGAAGGACGCCGTGCGCCGGACCATCTCGCTCGAACAGAACGGCAAGTCGTACAAGCTCAACGACAAGGTTGCGACGCTGATCGTGCGTCCGCGCGGCTGGCACCTCGACGAGAAGCATGTGAAGGTCGACGGTCAGCGCGTCTCGGGCGGCATTTTCGATTTCGCACTGTTCCTGTTCCACAACGCGAAGGAACTGGTCGCACGCGGCTCAGGGCCTTACTTCTATCTGCCGAAGATGGAGAGCCATCTCGAAGCGCGTCTGTGGAACGAGATCTTCGTTGCCGCACAGGAAGCGGTCGGCGTGCCGCGTGGCACGATCCGCGCAACGGTGCTGATCGAAACGATCCTCGCCGCGTTCGAAATGGACGAGATTCTGTACGAACTGCGCGAACACAGCTCGGGGCTGAACGCCGGCCGTTGGGACTACATATTTTCAGCCATCAAGAAGTTCAAGAGCGACCGCGATTTCTGCCTCGCCGACCGCTCGCAGATCACCATGACGTCGCCGTTCATGCGTGCCTACGCGCTGTTGTTGCTGAAGACGTGCCATCGTCGCAATGCGCCGGCCATCGGCGGCATGAGCGCGCTGATTCCGATCAAGAACGATCCGGCCGCAAACGACAAGGCCATGGGCGGTGTGCGCTCGGACAAGGCGCGCGATGCCGGCGACGGTTACGACGGCGGCTGGGTCGCGCACCCGGGTCTCGTGCCGATCGCGATGGAAGAGTTCGTCAAGGTATTGGGCGACCAGCCGAACCAGATCGGCAAGCAACGCACCGATGTCGAAGTGAGCGGGAAAGATCTGACCGACTTCCGACCGGAAGCGCCGATCACCGAAGCGGGTCTGCGCAACAACATCAACGTGGGGATTCACTACCTTGGTTCGTGGCTCGCGGGCAATGGCTGCGTGCCGATCCACAACCTGATGGAAGACGCCGCAACCGCGGAGATTTCGCGCTCGCAGGTGTGGCAATGGATTCGCTCGCCGAAGGGCGCGCTCGACGACGGCCGCAAGGTCACCGCAGAACTGGTGCGCGAACTGTCGAAGCAGGAACTCGGGAAGGTGAAGCAGGCGGTGGGTGGCGATACGCAACCGTATGACCGCGCGGCGGAAATCTTCGAGGAGATGTCGACCTCGGAGCAGTTCACCGACTTCCTGACGCTGCCGCTGTACGAAGAGATCTGA
- a CDS encoding GNAT family N-acetyltransferase yields the protein MFVPTEAPSPFQLRKASMDDFAFAEALTRNNMGGYYKRHHLVWRSDLFLGSWRESENYILEMDGHAAGVLRITEEGDSLHIRDVQIADGYRRRGAGTYMLEISHQWARERGLRELQLRVFVDNPAARLYLRMGYKLAGPRLAQLGAIRHLARRV from the coding sequence ATGTTCGTCCCTACCGAAGCTCCGTCGCCGTTCCAGTTGCGCAAGGCCAGCATGGACGACTTCGCGTTCGCCGAAGCGCTGACGCGCAACAACATGGGCGGCTACTACAAACGGCACCACCTCGTCTGGCGCAGCGATCTGTTTCTTGGAAGCTGGCGCGAGTCGGAAAACTACATTCTCGAAATGGACGGTCACGCAGCCGGCGTGCTGCGCATCACGGAGGAGGGCGACTCGCTGCATATCCGTGACGTGCAGATCGCCGATGGCTACCGGCGCCGCGGCGCGGGCACCTATATGCTGGAGATCTCGCATCAATGGGCGCGTGAGCGCGGTTTGCGCGAGCTGCAACTGCGGGTGTTCGTCGACAATCCCGCTGCGCGGCTTTATCTGCGCATGGGTTACAAGCTTGCCGGGCCGCGCCTGGCGCAACTGGGCGCGATTCGCCACCTGGCGCGGCGCGTTTAG
- a CDS encoding universal stress protein has product MFRHILVPTDGSDLSRKAIEGAIDLAQAIGADVTAYACLPQYPYSPFSEVVIEPPGDFLERSEREARVHLREVEWAGRNVGVIVRSLTSVHPAPYLGIIEAAEKGGCDVIFMASHGRRGLGSLLIGSETQRVLTHTKIPVIVYR; this is encoded by the coding sequence ATGTTCAGACACATCCTGGTTCCGACGGATGGTTCAGACTTGTCACGAAAAGCGATCGAAGGCGCAATCGATCTCGCTCAGGCGATCGGCGCGGATGTCACCGCGTATGCCTGCTTGCCGCAATATCCCTACTCGCCGTTCTCCGAAGTGGTGATCGAGCCGCCCGGCGATTTCCTGGAGCGCAGCGAGCGCGAAGCGCGCGTGCATCTGCGGGAGGTCGAGTGGGCTGGACGCAACGTTGGGGTGATCGTCAGAAGCCTCACCAGCGTGCATCCGGCGCCGTATCTCGGCATCATCGAGGCGGCCGAAAAGGGTGGTTGCGACGTGATCTTCATGGCTTCGCATGGACGCCGCGGACTCGGCAGCCTGTTGATCGGCAGCGAGACGCAGCGGGTGCTCACGCATACGAAGATTCCGGTGATCGTGTATCGGTGA
- a CDS encoding AraC family transcriptional regulator: MNASDALPLSTQVEFSDIPPEFAPTRTHPIRVRSRPMAAGVHIARHTHAWAQVAYASRGVLRVGTQGTTWMVPPSRAIWMPPHVTHEVVIVEEAFLRTLYIDEHAAPPGLDACRVVEVSNLLREVIAALDEPGLSATREQVLGALALDELTRSEPLPLSVPMPNEKRLRALCEAVIANPANTDSLEQWAASVGASTRTIARLFRHELGVSFSQWRQQALLARAIPLLSQGRPLAHVAQELGYQSQSAFSAMFRRAFGRSPRAFMERGAERVESERGAEASEDDLPDGAQMADAPEFDR; encoded by the coding sequence ATGAATGCATCAGACGCTCTCCCGCTTTCGACTCAGGTCGAGTTCTCCGATATTCCGCCGGAGTTCGCGCCAACCCGCACCCATCCGATCCGCGTGCGCTCGCGGCCCATGGCAGCCGGCGTGCACATCGCCCGTCACACCCATGCCTGGGCCCAGGTTGCGTATGCATCGCGCGGCGTGCTGCGCGTCGGCACGCAGGGCACCACGTGGATGGTGCCGCCGTCGCGCGCGATCTGGATGCCGCCACACGTGACGCACGAGGTGGTGATCGTCGAGGAGGCGTTCTTGCGGACGCTGTATATCGACGAACACGCGGCGCCGCCGGGACTCGACGCATGCCGCGTCGTCGAAGTATCGAATCTGCTGCGCGAAGTCATCGCCGCGCTCGATGAACCCGGCCTCTCGGCGACCCGCGAACAGGTGCTCGGAGCGCTGGCGCTCGACGAGCTGACCCGCTCCGAGCCGCTACCGCTGTCTGTGCCGATGCCCAACGAAAAGCGCCTGCGCGCGCTGTGCGAAGCGGTGATTGCCAACCCCGCCAATACGGATTCGCTCGAACAGTGGGCCGCGAGTGTCGGCGCGAGTACCCGCACGATTGCGCGGCTGTTTCGTCACGAGTTGGGCGTCAGCTTTTCGCAGTGGCGTCAGCAGGCGCTGCTCGCCCGCGCGATTCCGTTGTTGAGCCAAGGCAGGCCACTTGCGCACGTCGCGCAGGAGCTGGGTTATCAGAGCCAGAGCGCGTTTTCGGCGATGTTCCGGCGCGCGTTCGGCAGGAGTCCACGCGCGTTCATGGAGCGGGGTGCGGAACGCGTCGAGAGCGAGCGCGGTGCAGAAGCCAGTGAGGATGACTTGCCGGATGGCGCGCAGATGGCGGATGCGCCGGAGTTCGACCGTTGA
- a CDS encoding (S)-2-haloacid dehalogenase has translation MSATTTLSPKAVIFDAYGTLFDVHSVVAAAEQMFPGHGDALSQLWRQKQIEYSQLRTLADPTGARYQPFWNITRDALRFAAHKLGLTLNRSAEKRLMDEYACLSAFPDAVPALRRLREPRERHAEAAKAPQTVVDVQGTPGTQSQSAALGLAILSNGNPQMLDIAVKSAGMSGLFDHVLSVDTVRAYKPAPAAYTLGTQAFGVEPGEIVFVSSNGWDAAGANWFGYTTFWINRQGVPAEELGVTPHGTGRSMNDLLAFLHTLTAPDESRSRTRHSPGA, from the coding sequence ATGTCGGCCACAACGACACTCTCCCCTAAAGCAGTCATTTTCGACGCCTACGGCACGCTGTTCGACGTGCATTCGGTCGTCGCTGCGGCGGAGCAAATGTTCCCCGGCCACGGCGATGCGCTCTCGCAGCTATGGCGGCAAAAGCAGATCGAATACAGCCAGTTGCGCACGCTTGCCGATCCCACCGGCGCACGCTATCAACCGTTCTGGAACATCACGCGCGATGCGCTGCGCTTCGCCGCGCACAAGCTCGGCCTCACGCTCAATCGCTCGGCGGAAAAGCGTCTGATGGATGAATACGCGTGCCTGTCGGCGTTCCCGGATGCAGTGCCCGCGCTGCGCCGGTTGCGTGAGCCGCGCGAGCGGCATGCCGAAGCGGCAAAGGCGCCACAAACGGTTGTAGACGTTCAAGGCACTCCGGGCACTCAATCTCAGTCAGCCGCGCTCGGTCTCGCCATTCTGTCCAACGGCAATCCGCAGATGCTCGACATCGCCGTCAAGAGCGCCGGCATGAGCGGACTGTTCGATCACGTCCTTTCAGTCGACACGGTCCGCGCCTACAAGCCAGCACCCGCCGCCTACACACTCGGCACGCAGGCATTCGGCGTCGAGCCGGGCGAGATCGTGTTCGTCTCGTCGAACGGCTGGGACGCGGCCGGCGCGAACTGGTTCGGCTACACCACGTTCTGGATCAACCGGCAAGGCGTCCCCGCTGAAGAGCTAGGCGTCACGCCCCATGGCACGGGCCGGAGCATGAACGACCTGCTCGCTTTTTTGCACACCCTCACAGCACCCGACGAGAGCCGCAGCCGCACGCGCCACAGCCCTGGCGCATGA
- a CDS encoding sugar ABC transporter permease translates to MTPDVTSQPPKDAAANASFGGAQRVQQLFARYKILALLFAVAAIWIFFSFLTSGAFITPRNLSNLLRQMSITGMLACGMVFVIIAGEIDLSVGSLLGLLGGVAAILDVNRHWPIGVTVPVVMVLGVLVGLFNGWWSTYRRVPSFIVGLGGMLAYRGILLGVTGGSTIAPVSDSFVFVGQGYLPQFAGDTLAVVLFALLALLTVRQRRNRQRYQLPVVPVWQDAAKIVGAGVILLAFVATLDRYGGIPVPVLLLLALLGIFTWIATQTVFGRRIYAVGSNLEATRLSGVNTNRVKLAIFALMGLMCAFGGIVNTARLAAGSPSAGSMGELDAIAACFIGGTSMRGGSGTVYGALIGALVMASLDNGMSMLDVDAYWQMIVKGSILVLAVWIDVVSGSNRR, encoded by the coding sequence ATGACTCCCGACGTCACTTCCCAACCCCCCAAAGACGCTGCGGCGAACGCTTCGTTCGGCGGCGCGCAGCGCGTGCAGCAACTGTTCGCACGCTACAAGATTCTCGCGCTGCTGTTCGCCGTGGCAGCCATCTGGATCTTCTTCTCGTTCCTCACCAGCGGCGCGTTCATCACGCCGCGCAATCTGTCGAATCTGCTGCGGCAGATGTCGATCACCGGGATGCTGGCGTGCGGCATGGTGTTCGTCATCATTGCGGGCGAGATCGATTTGTCGGTGGGCTCGCTGCTCGGTCTGCTCGGCGGCGTCGCGGCGATTCTCGACGTCAACCGGCATTGGCCCATCGGCGTCACCGTGCCGGTGGTGATGGTGCTCGGTGTGCTGGTGGGTCTTTTCAACGGCTGGTGGTCGACGTACCGGCGCGTGCCGTCGTTTATCGTGGGCCTCGGCGGCATGCTGGCGTATCGCGGCATTCTGCTCGGCGTGACGGGCGGTTCCACCATCGCACCGGTGTCCGACAGCTTTGTGTTCGTCGGGCAGGGTTATTTGCCGCAGTTTGCGGGCGATACGCTTGCGGTCGTGCTGTTTGCATTGCTGGCGCTCCTGACCGTGCGGCAGCGGCGCAACCGTCAACGCTACCAGTTGCCAGTGGTACCCGTCTGGCAGGACGCGGCGAAGATCGTAGGCGCCGGGGTGATCCTGCTGGCGTTCGTGGCGACGCTCGACCGCTACGGCGGCATTCCCGTGCCGGTGCTGTTGCTGCTGGCGTTGCTCGGCATCTTTACGTGGATCGCCACGCAAACCGTGTTCGGCCGGCGCATTTATGCGGTCGGTTCGAACTTGGAAGCGACGCGGCTATCAGGCGTGAACACGAACCGGGTGAAGCTGGCGATTTTCGCGCTGATGGGGCTGATGTGCGCGTTCGGCGGCATCGTCAATACGGCGCGCCTGGCGGCGGGCTCGCCCTCGGCGGGATCGATGGGTGAGCTCGATGCGATTGCGGCGTGTTTTATCGGCGGTACGTCGATGCGTGGCGGCTCCGGGACGGTGTACGGGGCCTTGATCGGCGCGCTGGTGATGGCGAGTCTCGACAACGGCATGTCCATGCTCGACGTGGATGCCTATTGGCAGATGATCGTCAAAGGCAGCATCCTCGTGCTGGCGGTGTGGATCGATGTGGTGTCGGGATCGAACCGGCGGTGA
- a CDS encoding LysR family transcriptional regulator, whose amino-acid sequence MDRFKQIETFVTVAAKGSLSAAAQAEGVAPAIIGRRIDALEERLGVKLLVRTTRKITLTFEGSAFLEDCQRVINDMQNAEASVSAGGVKASGHLRVSAPAGFGRRHVAPLVPAFTVAHPDVSITLDLSDRLVDLVNEGFDCAVRLGELPDSSLVSLRLGENRRVCVASPAYLTRRGAPQSLADLVHHNCLALGASANQQRGWVFQQGDKVVSIKVSGTMECSDGAVLHEWCLEGYGLAWRSWWEVGTDIAAGRLVSVLDEFAAPPIGIHAVFPQRRHLPLRVRLFLDFLKHTYGHPGYWG is encoded by the coding sequence ATGGACCGTTTCAAGCAGATCGAGACTTTTGTCACCGTCGCGGCCAAGGGTAGCCTGTCGGCGGCGGCGCAGGCCGAAGGCGTGGCGCCCGCCATCATCGGCCGTCGCATCGATGCGCTCGAAGAGCGGCTGGGCGTGAAACTGCTGGTGCGCACCACGCGCAAGATCACGCTGACCTTCGAGGGCTCGGCGTTCCTCGAAGACTGCCAGCGAGTCATCAACGATATGCAGAACGCCGAGGCGAGCGTCTCGGCGGGCGGCGTGAAGGCGAGTGGCCACCTGCGCGTATCGGCGCCGGCCGGTTTCGGGCGGCGCCATGTCGCGCCGCTGGTGCCGGCATTTACCGTGGCACATCCCGACGTCTCGATCACACTCGATCTGTCCGACCGGCTGGTGGACCTGGTCAACGAGGGCTTCGATTGCGCAGTGCGGCTGGGGGAGTTGCCGGATTCGTCGCTGGTGTCGCTGCGGCTCGGTGAAAACCGCCGCGTCTGCGTGGCGTCGCCGGCCTATCTGACGCGCCGCGGCGCGCCGCAAAGCCTCGCCGACCTGGTCCATCACAACTGTCTTGCACTGGGCGCCAGCGCCAACCAGCAGCGCGGCTGGGTGTTCCAGCAGGGCGACAAGGTCGTCTCGATCAAGGTGTCCGGCACGATGGAATGCTCCGACGGCGCGGTGCTGCACGAGTGGTGTCTCGAGGGTTATGGGCTGGCGTGGCGTTCGTGGTGGGAAGTGGGCACCGATATCGCGGCCGGACGGCTCGTCAGCGTACTCGATGAGTTCGCCGCACCGCCCATCGGTATTCATGCCGTTTTTCCGCAGCGCCGCCATCTCCCGTTGCGGGTGCGGCTGTTCCTGGACTTTCTTAAACATACCTACGGTCATCCCGGTTATTGGGGGTGA